From Miscanthus floridulus cultivar M001 chromosome 15, ASM1932011v1, whole genome shotgun sequence, the proteins below share one genomic window:
- the LOC136508650 gene encoding peroxidase 4-like, with product MAARSIAAPRRLLLILTTTTVMMALLAGTTSAQLSTGFYSTSCPGLDSAVKQAVQSAIDGEKRVGASIVRLFFHDCFVQGCDASLLLDDTATFQGEKTANPNNGSVRGFEVIDAAKSAVEKVCPGVVSCADILAIAARDSVVILGGPNWDVKVGRRDSTTASFSGANNNIPPPTSGLANLTSLFAAQGLSQKDMVALSGAHTIGQARCTNFRDHIYNETKDIDDAFASTRKSDCPSTSGTGDNNLAPLDLQTPTVFENDYYKNLVSKKGLLHSDQELFNGGATDALVQSYVSSQSAFFADFVTGMIKMGDITPLTGSAGEIRNNCRRTN from the exons ATGGCTGCTCGCAGCATAGCCGCTCCCCGCCGCCTCTTGCTGATCCTGACTACGACGACGGTGATGATGGCCCTGCTGGCCGGCACCACGTCGGCCCAGCTGTCGACGGGCTTCTACTCCACCTCCTGCCCGGGCCTGGACAGCGCCGTGAAGCAGGCGGTGCAGTCCGCCATCGACGGCGAGAAGCGCGTGGGCGCCTCCATCGTCCGCCTcttcttccacgactgcttcgtccAGGGCTGCGACGCCTCGCTGCTGCTGGACGACACGGCCACCTTCCAGGGCGAGAAGACGGCCAACCCCAACAACGGCTCCGTCAGAGGCTTCGAGGTCATCGACGCCGCCAAGTCTGCCGTCGAGAAGGTCTGCCCCGGCGTCGTCTCCTGCGCCGACATCCTCGCCATCGCCGCAAGGGACAGCGTCGTCATCCTGGGCGGGCCGAACTGGGACGTCAAGGTCGGGAGGAGGGACTCCACGACGGCGAGCTTCAGCGGCGCCAACAACAACATCCCGCCGCCGACGTCGGGGCTCGCCAACCTCACCTCGCTCTTCGCCGCGCAGGGCCTCTCCCAAAAGGACATGGTCGCGCTCTCTG GTGCTCACACCATAGGCCAAGCACGCTGCACCAACTTCAGAGACCATATATACAACGAAACCAAAGACATCGACGATGCCTTTGCAAGCACAAGGAAATCGGACTGTCCTAGCACCTCAGGTACAGGTGACAACAACTTGGCGCCTTTGGACCTTCAGACCCCTACTGTCTTTGAGAACGACTACTACAAGAACCTTGTTAGCAAGAAGGGGCTCCTACACTCTGACCAAGAGCTCTTCAACGGTGGAGCCACCGACGCGCTAGTGCAATCGTATGTTAGTAGCCAGAGTGCGTTCTTCGCGGATTTTGTGACCGGCATGATCAAGATGGGTGACATTACGCCGTTGACAGGCTCTGCTGGGGAGATCAGGAATAACTGCAGAAGGACTAACTAA